From a region of the Chitinophagales bacterium genome:
- a CDS encoding carboxypeptidase-like regulatory domain-containing protein — MIKFNSLLTVLIVLLACNLSMAQSPRLIQYSGVVLSTDSSTTPVPFASVYNKSIKLGAIANFQGFFTFAARVGDTIEITSVGYQKGLVVVPDIPDKESYTALIFLQPDIKMLPEARVYPWFSKDQFRDAFVHLNIPDDDLERARKNLDANKLRELGETLKDGTLNATKSLQNYSYTYYYAGQYQPQAILSPSAWMQFFNALQNGAFKKK; from the coding sequence ATGATAAAATTCAATTCGCTTCTCACTGTTTTGATTGTTTTGCTTGCATGTAATCTGTCAATGGCGCAAAGCCCGCGGCTGATTCAGTACAGCGGTGTCGTTCTCTCAACGGATTCATCCACCACACCGGTGCCTTTTGCCAGTGTTTATAACAAAAGCATAAAATTGGGTGCGATCGCCAATTTTCAGGGGTTTTTCACTTTTGCAGCACGTGTTGGCGACACGATTGAAATCACATCAGTGGGCTATCAGAAGGGATTGGTGGTGGTGCCGGATATTCCCGACAAGGAAAGCTATACGGCGCTCATCTTTCTGCAGCCTGATATTAAAATGCTGCCCGAAGCAAGGGTCTATCCGTGGTTTTCAAAGGATCAGTTCAGAGATGCTTTTGTTCACCTCAATATTCCGGATGACGATCTTGAACGTGCACGAAAAAACCTGGATGCGAATAAACTGCGTGAATTGGGCGAAACGCTCAAAGATGGAACGCTCAATGCCACAAAATCTTTACAAAACTATTCCTACACTTATTATTATGCCGGCCAGTATCAGCCACAGGCAATCCTCAGTCCAAGTGCCTGGATGCAGTTCTTCAATGCACTGCAGAACGGAGCGTTTAAGAAAAAGTAA
- the def gene encoding peptide deformylase — MILPIIAYGDPILRKRALAIDNSYPRLADLIANMFETMYAASGIGLAAPQVGHSIRLFIVDTIPVLQNLDKEDPDHDFKGESGLRQVFINAKAIERKGEEWRYNEGCLSIPRIREDIERTDEILLEYQDENFISHRSVFKGLAGRVIQHEYDHIDGILFTDHLTPLKKRLLKKKMENISKGLVEVDYKMKFPQKK; from the coding sequence ATGATTCTGCCTATCATAGCATATGGTGACCCTATCCTGCGGAAAAGGGCATTGGCAATAGATAACAGCTATCCCCGGCTGGCTGATCTTATTGCTAATATGTTTGAAACAATGTATGCTGCAAGCGGAATCGGACTCGCCGCACCGCAGGTTGGTCATAGCATCCGGCTATTCATTGTTGATACAATTCCTGTACTGCAAAATCTTGATAAAGAAGATCCGGATCATGATTTTAAAGGTGAAAGCGGATTAAGGCAGGTGTTTATCAATGCAAAAGCCATTGAAAGGAAAGGCGAAGAATGGAGATATAATGAAGGTTGTCTGAGTATTCCCAGGATAAGAGAGGATATTGAGCGAACTGATGAGATTTTGCTGGAATACCAGGATGAAAACTTCATCAGTCACCGTTCTGTTTTCAAAGGATTGGCGGGCAGGGTAATTCAGCATGAGTATGATCATATCGATGGCATTTTATTCACCGATCATTTAACACCACTGAAAAAAAGGTTGCTGAAGAAGAAAATGGAAAATATTTCCAAAGGACTCGTGGAGGTGGATTATAAAATGAAATTTCCACAGAAAAAATAG
- the gcvP gene encoding aminomethyl-transferring glycine dehydrogenase, which produces MIPIIPKGFVSRHIGVNNNDISEMLHVTGASTLDQLIAESVPEKIKSSEPLNVGDAVSEQDYLASIREIAEKNKLFRTYIGMGYYNTFTPPVILRNLFENPGWYTQYTPYQAEIAQGRLESLLNFQTMVIDLTGMEVANASLLDESTAAAEAMIMLYHARERKDEHKAVFFVSEKLFPQTIDVLKTRAAPLGIQLRIGNHQSVAWGDDIFGAIVQYPDGDGLVVDYSEFIQQAHQAGARVVMAADLLALTLLKSPGEAGADVAVGSAQRFGVPMGFGGPHAAYFAAKDEYKRQMPGRIIGVSIDAHGKQAFRMALQTREQHIKREKATSNICTAQALLANMAAMYAIYHGPDGLKEIAARVNEYAAALHAKIEAAGFKQLNVCYFDTLKISTGRIPAEKIKQLALDSGINFRYFESGEIGIALDETVRSKDVEDIAGIFARAAGFTGDLSVPAKVATGIDPTIRRTSPFLQHPVFHNHHSESQLMRYMKMLENKDLSLNTSMISLGSCTMKLNAASEMIPVSFPEFSQLHPFVPLDQVAGYLHIIKALEDDLCRITGFKACSLQPNSGAQGEYAGLMVIMAFHHDRGDHHRTVALIPSSAHGTNPASAVMAGMQVVVVKCDEEGNVEVDDLRAKATEHKANLAALLITYPSTHGVFEESIKEICDIIHANGGLVYMDGANMNAQVGLTSPAALGADVNHINLHKTFSIPHGGGGPGMGPICVAAHLAPYLPSHPVVKVGGEKGITAVSGAPWGSASILLISYGYIRMLGSIGCTLATKFAILNANYIKSRLEKKYSILYEGKLGRCAHEMIVDMREFKKYGIEVEDIAKRLIDYGFHAPTVSFPVPGTLMIEPTESEDKAELDRFCDALLSIRQEIQEVMDGQVDKADNVLKNAPHTMQDVTADEWHHSYTRAKAAYPLAYLHQFKFWATVGRINNTYGDRNLVCTCPPVEAYADAMEEGGWKE; this is translated from the coding sequence ATGATTCCAATTATTCCCAAAGGATTTGTTTCACGTCACATCGGAGTAAACAACAATGATATCAGCGAGATGCTGCATGTAACCGGCGCATCTACACTGGATCAGCTGATTGCTGAATCAGTACCTGAAAAGATTAAAAGCAGCGAACCATTAAATGTTGGGGATGCTGTTTCGGAACAGGATTACCTTGCATCAATCAGGGAGATTGCGGAGAAGAACAAACTGTTCAGAACCTATATCGGAATGGGTTATTACAACACGTTCACGCCGCCTGTCATTTTGCGCAACCTGTTTGAGAATCCGGGTTGGTATACACAGTATACCCCATACCAGGCGGAGATTGCGCAGGGCCGCCTGGAATCATTGCTGAATTTTCAAACCATGGTCATTGACCTGACCGGTATGGAAGTAGCCAATGCCTCATTACTGGATGAGAGTACAGCTGCCGCAGAAGCAATGATTATGCTATACCATGCCCGTGAACGGAAGGATGAGCATAAGGCAGTGTTTTTCGTTTCCGAAAAGCTGTTTCCGCAAACCATAGATGTTTTGAAGACACGGGCTGCTCCGCTTGGCATTCAACTGCGTATTGGTAATCATCAGTCAGTGGCATGGGGAGATGATATTTTTGGTGCCATAGTTCAATATCCGGATGGTGATGGCCTCGTGGTTGATTATAGCGAATTCATTCAGCAGGCGCATCAGGCCGGTGCAAGGGTAGTGATGGCCGCCGATTTATTGGCGCTTACACTTTTAAAATCGCCCGGAGAAGCCGGGGCCGATGTGGCGGTAGGTTCTGCACAGCGCTTTGGTGTGCCAATGGGTTTTGGCGGCCCGCATGCGGCTTATTTTGCTGCCAAAGACGAATATAAGCGACAGATGCCGGGGCGAATTATTGGTGTATCTATTGATGCACACGGAAAGCAGGCGTTCAGAATGGCCCTGCAAACAAGAGAGCAGCATATTAAGCGGGAAAAGGCTACCTCCAATATTTGCACTGCGCAGGCATTGCTGGCCAATATGGCGGCGATGTATGCAATTTATCATGGTCCTGATGGACTAAAGGAGATTGCCGCACGCGTTAATGAATATGCTGCCGCCTTGCATGCCAAAATTGAAGCTGCAGGATTTAAACAGTTAAACGTATGCTATTTTGATACGCTCAAAATCAGTACGGGCAGGATCCCAGCAGAAAAAATCAAACAACTGGCACTCGATTCAGGCATTAACTTTCGTTATTTTGAATCGGGTGAAATTGGAATTGCACTTGATGAAACTGTCCGGTCAAAAGATGTAGAGGATATAGCCGGAATATTTGCCCGGGCTGCCGGATTCACCGGCGATTTATCAGTGCCAGCTAAGGTTGCAACAGGCATAGATCCGACAATCCGCAGGACATCGCCATTTCTGCAGCATCCCGTTTTTCATAACCATCATTCTGAAAGCCAGCTGATGCGTTACATGAAAATGCTGGAAAACAAAGATCTGTCACTGAATACCTCAATGATCTCACTTGGCTCGTGCACCATGAAATTGAATGCCGCAAGCGAAATGATTCCGGTAAGTTTTCCGGAGTTTTCCCAGTTGCATCCCTTCGTGCCGTTGGATCAGGTTGCCGGATACCTCCATATCATCAAGGCACTGGAAGATGATCTTTGCAGGATCACAGGATTCAAAGCATGTTCATTACAGCCGAATTCGGGTGCACAGGGAGAGTATGCCGGACTTATGGTCATCATGGCCTTTCACCATGACCGTGGCGATCATCACCGTACTGTAGCCTTGATTCCTTCTTCGGCACATGGCACCAATCCTGCCAGCGCAGTGATGGCCGGCATGCAGGTGGTGGTGGTGAAATGTGATGAAGAAGGTAATGTGGAAGTGGATGATCTAAGGGCAAAAGCAACCGAACATAAAGCGAACCTGGCCGCATTGCTGATCACTTATCCTTCTACGCATGGCGTTTTTGAAGAAAGCATCAAAGAAATTTGTGACATCATACATGCCAATGGGGGATTAGTGTATATGGATGGCGCTAATATGAATGCACAGGTAGGCCTTACAAGCCCTGCTGCACTGGGTGCCGATGTCAATCATATTAACCTGCACAAGACATTCAGCATTCCGCACGGCGGCGGTGGACCCGGTATGGGACCGATTTGTGTTGCCGCCCATCTGGCACCTTATCTGCCATCTCATCCTGTTGTGAAGGTGGGAGGAGAAAAAGGTATAACAGCTGTTTCCGGCGCTCCCTGGGGCAGCGCCAGCATTTTGCTGATCTCTTATGGTTATATCAGGATGCTGGGAAGCATTGGATGTACACTCGCTACAAAGTTCGCTATCCTGAATGCCAACTATATAAAATCACGGCTCGAAAAAAAGTATTCCATTTTATATGAGGGCAAGCTGGGCCGGTGTGCACATGAAATGATTGTTGATATGCGTGAATTTAAAAAATACGGGATAGAGGTGGAAGACATTGCCAAGCGGCTGATAGATTATGGTTTTCATGCACCCACCGTTTCCTTTCCTGTTCCGGGCACATTGATGATTGAACCGACAGAAAGCGAAGACAAGGCCGAACTCGACCGGTTTTGTGATGCATTGCTCTCCATCCGGCAGGAAATACAAGAGGTGATGGATGGTCAGGTAGATAAGGCAGATAATGTCTTAAAAAATGCTCCGCATACCATGCAAGATGTCACAGCTGATGAATGGCATCATTCCTACACGCGGGCAAAAGCTGCTTATCCGCTTGCTTATTTGCATCAATTTAAATTCTGGGCAACTGTAGGCAGGATCAATAATACCTATGGTGACCGCAACCTGGTTTGCACCTGTCCGCCGGTGGAAGCCTATGCTGATGCGATGGAGGAAGGAGGATGGAAAGAGTAA
- the ruvX gene encoding Holliday junction resolvase RuvX, whose translation MARILALDYGVKRTGVAVTDPLQIIATGLSTVETKQLFGFLRDYFMQEKVECLVIGEPKNLDNTPSEISAEINRFITLFKEKYPAIAVKRVDERFTSVLAQQAILAAGKNKKARRDKAMVDKVSAVIILQSYLSSVQK comes from the coding sequence TTGGCACGAATACTTGCTTTGGATTATGGAGTAAAACGAACGGGCGTTGCTGTAACCGATCCGTTGCAGATAATTGCAACCGGACTCAGTACTGTTGAAACAAAACAGCTATTCGGTTTTCTGCGTGATTATTTCATGCAGGAAAAAGTGGAATGTTTGGTGATTGGCGAACCTAAAAACCTGGATAATACGCCGTCAGAAATCAGTGCTGAAATCAACCGGTTTATTACATTGTTTAAGGAAAAATACCCGGCAATCGCTGTGAAGAGAGTTGATGAAAGATTTACCTCAGTGCTGGCTCAGCAGGCAATCCTGGCAGCGGGCAAAAACAAAAAAGCACGCCGGGATAAAGCAATGGTGGATAAAGTGAGCGCTGTCATAATTTTACAATCATACTTATCGTCGGTTCAAAAATGA
- a CDS encoding DnaJ domain-containing protein, producing MLPDYFAILGIPKDASEMEIKRAYRKKAKEYHPSTNRSPDALDNFILVNEAYEILIHKNTHEIYLEDYNTTKDPLQFEVYYYWINAARTRAAQHATLSEKEFLNSKFYRNTYLYSYPTLIVFMIVGAILLVTPFVTVVLAQQSMGIYLILGVIFIAWPVGLYFFVQSAIGFQSMKKYMH from the coding sequence ATGCTTCCTGATTATTTCGCAATTCTCGGTATTCCGAAGGATGCCAGTGAGATGGAAATCAAACGTGCATACCGCAAAAAAGCAAAAGAATACCATCCTTCCACCAACCGTTCCCCTGATGCACTTGATAATTTTATCCTGGTGAATGAGGCATACGAAATTCTGATTCATAAAAACACACACGAGATCTACCTGGAAGATTACAATACTACCAAGGATCCGCTGCAATTTGAGGTTTATTACTATTGGATCAATGCAGCACGAACAAGGGCTGCTCAACATGCAACTTTGTCGGAGAAAGAATTCCTGAACAGTAAATTTTACCGGAATACCTACCTGTATTCTTATCCGACCTTAATTGTTTTTATGATAGTTGGTGCGATTTTGCTGGTAACACCCTTTGTTACAGTTGTGCTGGCGCAACAGTCAATGGGCATCTACCTCATCCTCGGAGTGATTTTTATTGCATGGCCGGTTGGGCTTTACTTTTTTGTGCAATCTGCAATAGGTTTCCAATCCATGAAGAAATACATGCATTAG
- a CDS encoding T9SS type A sorting domain-containing protein, with translation MKRFSFLIVLVTLIGINAFAQTTQPVRTAQIKANLGKAKPSMMGSSLRTQDCDTFANLCFDDTLALWSTAGGWVAGQNEYGDISKADIFYLPGTTIKGCLIYFGFAKAANTVDKFNVRVWDNDGTFADGSPGGPGTILGTKLVKYSDVVTDVTNGDLTYVQFSPEITMPADSLFYCGINFGYKKNDTIAMVTTLDRTGSCAGIITAVEEWDPNYYGGGWYTYATWGFTGISNIILPITCKPICSLDITPGTPEVCAKKSKEITASGATTYTWAPATGLNVTTGAVVSASPTTTTTYTVTGDGGDCTATVTLTVKEAPTSKFSIGACSGGSVPLTFTGTIAPMGGTPLYKWFRNGVKIGGATNSTYNATISGLYKVRVTIDETNCKDVSSEKSVTISCKTGAADIFAAEAYPNPFSNSLVINVASGSNEAATVRLVDLSGRTLHEYLNVDASAPFEINETLAPGVYFVRVSQGTNEKMIKVVKE, from the coding sequence ATGAAAAGATTTTCCTTTCTAATCGTGCTTGTGACATTGATCGGAATCAATGCCTTCGCACAAACCACGCAACCCGTGCGTACAGCCCAAATCAAAGCCAACCTGGGAAAAGCAAAACCATCCATGATGGGTTCTTCTTTACGTACCCAGGATTGTGACACCTTTGCAAACCTTTGCTTTGATGATACGCTTGCCCTCTGGTCCACTGCCGGTGGTTGGGTAGCAGGTCAGAATGAATATGGCGATATTTCCAAAGCGGATATTTTCTATCTGCCTGGAACAACCATCAAAGGTTGCCTTATTTATTTCGGATTTGCCAAAGCCGCTAATACGGTTGACAAATTCAACGTTCGTGTTTGGGACAACGACGGAACATTTGCCGATGGTTCACCCGGTGGACCTGGTACAATTCTCGGTACCAAGCTGGTTAAGTACAGCGACGTAGTTACTGACGTTACTAACGGCGATCTGACTTATGTACAGTTCAGCCCTGAAATTACCATGCCGGCAGATAGTCTTTTCTATTGCGGTATTAACTTCGGTTACAAAAAGAATGATACCATTGCAATGGTTACTACTTTAGACAGGACCGGTTCCTGCGCAGGTATTATCACGGCTGTTGAAGAGTGGGATCCAAATTACTATGGAGGTGGATGGTACACTTACGCTACCTGGGGATTCACAGGTATCAGTAACATCATCCTTCCTATTACCTGCAAGCCTATCTGTTCTCTTGATATTACACCCGGTACCCCGGAAGTTTGCGCTAAGAAATCGAAAGAAATCACCGCATCCGGCGCTACTACCTACACCTGGGCACCTGCTACAGGCCTGAATGTTACAACCGGTGCTGTTGTTTCTGCGAGCCCGACCACGACCACTACCTACACCGTTACCGGTGACGGTGGCGATTGCACAGCAACAGTAACATTAACTGTTAAAGAAGCTCCTACTTCCAAATTCAGCATTGGCGCATGCTCAGGAGGTTCTGTACCGCTTACATTCACGGGAACTATCGCTCCTATGGGTGGTACGCCGCTGTACAAATGGTTCAGAAATGGTGTTAAGATTGGTGGTGCAACAAACTCCACTTACAATGCTACCATTTCCGGCCTTTACAAGGTTAGGGTAACTATCGATGAAACCAATTGCAAAGACGTTTCTTCTGAAAAGTCTGTTACGATCTCTTGCAAAACTGGTGCAGCTGATATCTTCGCTGCTGAAGCCTATCCAAACCCATTCAGCAATTCACTGGTGATCAATGTGGCTTCCGGTTCAAATGAAGCTGCTACCGTTCGCCTGGTTGACTTAAGTGGAAGAACCTTACATGAGTACCTTAACGTAGATGCATCTGCTCCCTTCGAGATCAATGAAACTCTCGCTCCCGGTGTATACTTCGTAAGAGTAAGTCAGGGTACTAATGAAAAAATGATTAAGGTGGTAAAAGAATAA
- the ubiA gene encoding putative 4-hydroxybenzoate polyprenyltransferase yields MKNYLSLIKFSHTIFALPFAMIGFFLAVWQEGFSFSWQKLMLVLSCMVFARSAAMAFNRVIDEKFDSRNPRTANREIPAGVISKYKASLFTAACMLAFMGCTYFINWLCFMLSPVALLVILGYSYTKRFTHLSHFVLGLGLALAPVGAYLAVAGSFGLLPVLLGMAVLCWVSGFDIIYALQDVSFDKEHALHSVPVWIGKEKALLVSSAIHILCFACLILIGILGHFGSWYWTGCIIFTILLIYQHTIVKADDLARVNVAFFTTNGIASVIFAIFVLIDIY; encoded by the coding sequence ATGAAGAACTATCTGTCGCTGATAAAATTCAGCCATACCATATTTGCGCTCCCATTTGCCATGATTGGTTTTTTTCTTGCCGTATGGCAGGAAGGATTTTCCTTCAGCTGGCAAAAATTAATGCTGGTGCTGAGCTGTATGGTATTTGCCAGGAGTGCAGCAATGGCGTTTAACAGGGTGATAGATGAAAAATTCGACAGCAGGAATCCGCGAACTGCGAACCGTGAAATTCCCGCAGGGGTCATTTCAAAATATAAAGCATCATTGTTTACGGCAGCATGTATGCTGGCATTTATGGGTTGTACCTATTTCATCAATTGGCTTTGCTTTATGCTGTCGCCGGTGGCGTTACTGGTAATACTTGGATACAGTTACACGAAGAGATTTACGCATCTTTCGCATTTTGTACTGGGACTTGGGTTAGCACTCGCACCTGTCGGGGCATACCTTGCCGTGGCTGGTTCCTTTGGCTTACTGCCCGTTTTACTGGGCATGGCTGTACTTTGCTGGGTGAGTGGATTTGACATCATTTATGCCTTGCAGGATGTTTCATTTGATAAAGAACATGCACTTCATTCGGTTCCGGTGTGGATTGGTAAAGAGAAGGCCCTGTTGGTTTCTTCAGCCATTCATATTTTATGTTTTGCATGCCTGATATTGATTGGAATACTCGGTCATTTTGGAAGCTGGTATTGGACAGGATGCATCATATTCACCATACTGCTGATATATCAGCATACTATCGTTAAGGCTGACGATCTTGCAAGGGTTAATGTCGCTTTCTTTACCACCAATGGAATAGCCAGTGTTATTTTTGCCATCTTTGTTTTGATTGATATTTATTAA